One segment of Curtobacterium sp. MR_MD2014 DNA contains the following:
- a CDS encoding MFS transporter — MSAYGPLLKTPGVGRVIAAQLTARFPFGMLSLAYLLHVEHVFHSYGAAGLVLATTSIGQAIAGPLTSRWMGSWGMRPVLVLTSAVALASMVVIAFVTMPLWGYVVVGFLGGLAVPPVQPAVRTIYPKMVTSSQLTPLFSLDASAQELIWVAGPVITTFVATQVGTVQAIVVAMVFLVVGGVWFIASPELGRVRIPRSKRAFGVVLKRPSVIVATLTGLLLIGACSAVEASVTSVFGEGSPNAGIVLAVFAVGSLAGGLALGHRPISKNTLWARMSIVFVGLALAVGGTDFWWLCLALVIAGAGIAPALAVMFGSVSATVKFSDTAEAYGWMGTGQLIGAAGGSAVAGFLIDANGPTGGMTVGAVMAAAGVVLPLVTKRWLPDLRGRDASPLPDTEPVTLPS, encoded by the coding sequence GTGAGCGCCTACGGACCCCTGCTGAAGACCCCCGGAGTCGGTCGCGTCATCGCAGCACAGCTCACCGCACGCTTCCCGTTCGGCATGCTGTCGCTCGCCTACCTGCTGCACGTCGAGCACGTGTTCCACTCCTACGGCGCCGCGGGGCTCGTCCTCGCGACGACGAGCATCGGCCAGGCGATCGCCGGTCCTCTCACCAGCCGCTGGATGGGCAGCTGGGGCATGCGGCCGGTGCTGGTCCTGACGAGCGCCGTCGCCCTGGCGAGCATGGTCGTGATCGCGTTCGTCACGATGCCGCTCTGGGGGTACGTCGTCGTCGGGTTCCTCGGCGGGCTGGCGGTCCCGCCCGTGCAGCCCGCGGTGCGCACCATCTACCCGAAGATGGTGACCTCGTCGCAGCTCACCCCCCTGTTCTCGCTCGACGCCAGTGCGCAGGAGCTCATCTGGGTCGCCGGCCCGGTCATCACCACGTTCGTCGCGACGCAGGTCGGCACGGTGCAGGCGATCGTCGTCGCCATGGTGTTCCTGGTCGTGGGCGGCGTGTGGTTCATCGCCTCCCCCGAGCTCGGTCGCGTCCGCATCCCCCGGTCGAAGCGGGCGTTCGGTGTCGTGCTGAAGCGGCCGTCGGTGATCGTCGCGACGCTGACCGGCCTGCTGCTCATCGGCGCGTGCTCGGCGGTCGAGGCGAGCGTCACCAGCGTCTTCGGAGAGGGCAGTCCGAACGCCGGCATCGTCCTCGCGGTGTTCGCGGTCGGGTCGCTCGCCGGCGGCCTCGCGCTCGGGCACCGACCGATCTCGAAGAACACGCTCTGGGCGCGCATGTCGATCGTCTTCGTCGGGCTCGCGCTCGCGGTCGGCGGCACCGACTTCTGGTGGCTCTGCCTGGCCCTCGTCATCGCCGGCGCCGGCATCGCACCGGCACTCGCGGTCATGTTCGGCTCGGTGTCCGCGACGGTCAAGTTCTCCGACACGGCCGAGGCCTACGGCTGGATGGGCACCGGCCAGCTCATCGGCGCCGCGGGCGGGTCCGCCGTCGCGGGCTTCCTCATCGACGCGAACGGCCCGACCGGCGGCATGACCGTCGGAGCGGTGATGGCGGCGGCGGGGGTCGTCCTGCCGCTCGTGACGAAGCGGTGGTTGCCCGACCTGCGCGGCCGCGACGCGAGCCCCCTCCCCGACACCGAGCCGGTCACGCTGCCGAGCTGA
- a CDS encoding aldo/keto reductase: MVTSFPLRDGRSIPAIGFGVYKVDDAEAETAVRLALDAGYRHVDTAEMYGNEAGVGKAIRASRLDRDDVFVTTKVWNDHQGRDATLRAFDASLERLGLDAVDLYLIHWPAAANGRYVETWRTLVELREQGRARSVGVSNFQVPHLQRVVDETGEVPAVNQVERHPWLPQRELIEFHEEHGIRTEAWSPLGRGRLVDDPVLTRIADAHGVSVAQVLVRWNVQQGVVVLPKSVTPSRIRANIDVDGFELTDEDLTAIAGLENGQRTGSHPDSVS, translated from the coding sequence ATGGTCACCTCCTTCCCCCTCCGCGACGGCCGGTCGATCCCCGCGATCGGGTTCGGCGTCTACAAGGTCGACGACGCCGAGGCGGAGACCGCCGTCCGCCTGGCGCTCGACGCCGGGTACCGCCACGTCGACACGGCCGAGATGTACGGCAACGAAGCCGGCGTCGGGAAGGCGATCCGTGCCTCCCGGCTGGACCGCGACGACGTCTTCGTGACCACCAAGGTGTGGAACGACCACCAGGGGCGCGACGCGACCCTGCGGGCGTTCGACGCGAGCCTCGAGCGGCTCGGACTCGACGCCGTCGACCTGTACCTCATCCACTGGCCGGCGGCGGCGAACGGCCGGTACGTCGAGACGTGGCGGACGCTCGTCGAGCTGCGCGAGCAGGGTCGGGCGCGGAGCGTGGGCGTCTCGAACTTCCAGGTGCCGCACCTGCAGCGGGTGGTCGACGAGACGGGCGAGGTGCCGGCCGTCAACCAGGTCGAGCGCCACCCGTGGCTGCCGCAGCGCGAGCTGATCGAGTTCCACGAGGAGCACGGCATCCGGACCGAGGCGTGGTCGCCGCTCGGACGTGGGCGGCTCGTCGACGACCCGGTGCTCACGCGGATCGCGGACGCGCACGGGGTGAGCGTGGCGCAGGTGCTCGTGCGGTGGAACGTGCAGCAGGGGGTCGTCGTGCTGCCGAAGTCGGTGACGCCGTCGCGCATCCGGGCGAACATCGACGTCGACGGGTTCGAGCTGACCGACGAGGACCTGACCGCGATCGCCGGTCTCGAGAACGGACAGCGG